The Manduca sexta isolate Smith_Timp_Sample1 chromosome 24, JHU_Msex_v1.0, whole genome shotgun sequence nucleotide sequence AATTCACTGCAAGACTCACTTGTAAGCAACGTCGAGCTAACGTCATGTCACCCGTggactgtaaaattaaaaactaagtattaatcaataaatattactaaaatagcTAAGTAGTTATTTACGAATTCAAACCATGGAAAATGAAATATAGATCGATATCCCAAGGCCGCCAAAGTTTTCTTATTTTCTGAGAAGCAAAAATATGTGTACGATAAGGTAGTCTTATTTGGTGTTATAGTATGTACTTAGCTCTAATGCATGAATACGCGCTAGCTTGAGCCGACGCGACGCCCAATTTATATCAAGTACTGAAGGtacctaaaaatattactcaCTTTTCGTAAAGTCTCATTGCTGATATGTATGTACGCTTAAGTGAAAATCTTTGGCGACCTTGGGTTCTTTATCTAATATTCCTCTCTGAAATCATAAGAAACAAAATGACATGAGCTTATCTAAAACTAAGATGTGGTAAAAGGTGgacgatattataattataacagtgCTCATATACCGTAAAATGTCTTTGTGAACCTACTTATTCAGTCAAACCTCTTAGATTACAGCGGCATATAACCACGGTTTCTAAATATATAAGTGACTAGCATTAGCTCGCGGCGTCAAAGCgcaaaagttttccgggataaaagtgccACTATATAATTTTCCGAGATAGGAAGAAGTCTATacccttcccagggtctcaaactatctccataccaaatttaatggaaatccgttgggtagtttttgagttcatcgcgttcagacaggcagaccaCTTGACTGGGGTGGGGTGGGGtaacttcttttattataaattttttcagAACTCTTTAAGAGTAACATTTCCATCATAGGTACATATTTGTTGGGTAACTAACCGTTgtcgcagcgcacgcaacagaagctctcaaaaggaatattttttctcGTTTTGGCGACAGTTTTCATtgatactccgctcctattgaccatagcgtgatgttatacagCTTATAtcctttctcgataaatgggctatccaaaaataaattaattttgcacttcgaaccagtagtttctgagattagcgcgttgaaacaaactcatcagttttatataaaagtatagagaaatattgatatttttgttcCTTGAGGCGAATAGTACACTTCCAATTACCTACATAATGAGAATTAACAAAGCTGACGAAATGTAGATATATCTGCCTACATCTAAAAGGAAAAATGGTGTGATGCTATGAATGCATGCGTGGGCATTATCAAAAGACAAACAGTAACGTACCAAAGCAACATGTGCAATGTTGAACCAAATGTTTGCTCGAGTTGCGGGGTTGGTAGAGAAATACAAAGCCTGTCTAAAACACGGAATAATAAGATCCCATTGGTTGCAATACAAGCAACATAAGCCGAGATTGTTATAAATTTCTGGACCTGACGAATTTGTTGCTAATAACCTCCTAGAAAAAAAAGGGTGGTTAAAACAATaacttacaaattttaattaattgttatttgaaaTCCAAAGGACAATGTCATACCTGTAATAACGCAAAGCTATTTCCGGCTggtcattataaaaattatacatggCAATATTTGCTATAGCCTCTACATTAGAAGGATCTTCAATAGCCACCAACCGATATTCTTTAACTGCTAAAGCAGTATTCCCCATCTCATCATGTACCCTGGCTTGTTCTAAGAGAAGTGGAGTATATCCGTGAAAAACAGATAACCCTTGTTTACATATTTCTAATGCTGATAGAGGTTGGTTAAGTCCAACGTACATTGCAACCAAACGTAGATATATACTAATGTGTTTATTCTGTTTGAGAGCTTGACGTAGAGATTCTTCTGTACTTCTATACATCCCTAATGCATTATAACAACGGGCTAGTGAAAAATTCCACCACCAGTCCGTAGCATCTCCGGTTTTAAGTGCTTGGAAAGCCACGTCCATAGCCTATTGGAGAAAtgaaaaacatacaattatgttagatttaatttataaagctaAACATAATATACTCTTATTGTGGCTGTTAAATGGAAACTGgtaaataaacaagaaatataCCTTTCGAACATCTCCTTCACAATAGAACACATATTCAAAAAAAGTTTTAGCTGCTGGGACAAATAAATTGTCTTCCTTGCTAAGCAAGCGAAGTGATAAGGGTGTGGCAACAGTGAAAGACGTATCTCCTACGATGGATGTTGCTGCGCGAGACATACGCGATGCTGTGTGTAGCGCAGTTCTTGCACTTCGAGAAACTGCTACGTTTATGCCTGTACGTTGACGCGTAGTGGCAGTCACAGCTGCGCGCTTCTgtaatacaatatattgaaattatcgGTGGGAGAAATTAGTATTACGTATATTAGAAACAGTAACTGGTCAAAACGATCAACAATTAAAGTAAGCACTTAGTATCTAGACAAAGTTTTGATAACGTCGGTCCGTAGTTACAAGGCTATAAATTTTTCtacgtatataataattataatatctgtaatttactgatatgttattttttttatacctataagGATAG carries:
- the LOC115453278 gene encoding tetratricopeptide repeat protein 8 encodes the protein MDIEYRILNLYSNKQYDECLKLCIFALQDKDDRTIEFVQMRVMTIQAKIAGNGYEEVEYYQQNDDFNSVGIAKTPRVGTSFQREIKNNQHFGTAKKRAAVTATTRQRTGINVAVSRSARTALHTASRMSRAATSIVGDTSFTVATPLSLRLLSKEDNLFVPAAKTFFEYVFYCEGDVRKAMDVAFQALKTGDATDWWWNFSLARCYNALGMYRSTEESLRQALKQNKHISIYLRLVAMYVGLNQPLSALEICKQGLSVFHGYTPLLLEQARVHDEMGNTALAVKEYRLVAIEDPSNVEAIANIAMYNFYNDQPEIALRYYRRLLATNSSGPEIYNNLGLCCLYCNQWDLIIPCFRQALYFSTNPATRANIWFNIAHVALSTGDMTLARRCLQVSLAVNSENETTLNALNALDFRLRARRIIVK